Genomic window (Chrysiogenia bacterium):
GCACCGTGGGGGCGCTCGAGTATCTCAGGAATAACCGGGCGCCCATCGACGTGCTGTTTCTCGACGCGGTAAAAGAGGAATACGCCGACTACGTGCGCGCCGCGCTTCCGAAGATGAAAAAAGGCGCGCTCATTATCGCCGACAACACGCTCTGGCACGGCTACGTCTCCGGCGTGCGCAAGCCCAAAGGAAAGTTTTGGCAGGAGAGCACCAAGGCGCTCTCGGCCTTCAACAAGTTCTTTGTGAATCACCCCAAACTCTACGCGCGGATCTTTCCGATCGGTGACGGGCTGGGTGTGGGAACGGTTCGCTAGGGGGACTTCGACGGCTCTAGTCTGTCATCCCGAACGAATGTGAGGGATCTCGCAGATACGAAGGCTGTTGCCGATCAAGGGTCATTGCTGGTTCGTCGTTGCGAGATCCCTCACATTCGTTCGGGATGACAGGGAAGGTGGGGTGAAGGCTAGGGCGAGGCCTGCTCGGTGGCGGGCGTCGAAAAATCGGCCGGCAGCTTGAACTGCAGGGGCTCTTCGCCAATGCGATACATCAGGAAGATGAGCAGCACGGTGAGGCCCAGGAAGCCGCCGAGGGCAATCACCCACAGACGGATCGGATAGCCCGAGAGGCGCCAGACGCTCTCGCCTTCGTAAATCTTGTCCTCGTCCATAGAAGATCAAGCCTAGCGCAAGAGGAATCATCATGGCAGAGCAACTCGGAGAGGTCCTCTGGTTTTCAAAGGAGAGGGGATTTGGCCTGATCCGCACGGGCGACGGAGCTGACTTCTACGTCATCTTCGAGGACATTGCCGAGGAGCCCCGGGAGCTTGAGCCGGGCGAGCTGGTGAGTTTCGAGCCCGGAGCCCGCGGCACCGCCCGCATCGCCCGGGCCGTGCGGCGCGCGAAGTCCTGAGAGCGCTGGCGCCTCGTTGACCCTCCACAGACCCGCGAGTATAGGTGAGTAATCTTTTTCGCGCCTGCTGCTCTTCCTGGCGGGAGAGGGCCCCGGGCGCCGATATTTCAGGTTTTCTTCCTTGAGTAAGTCCAGCTTCGACGTGGTGATCATCGGCGGCGGTGTCAATGGAACGGGCATTGCGCGCGATTGTGCCTACCGCGGTTTCAGCACCTGCCTGGTTGAGCAGCGCGACCTGGCCACGGGCGCATCGGGCGCCAACTCCGGCATGATCCACGGCGGCGCGCGCTACATGGTCAGCGACGTCAAGACGACCAAGAAGAGCTGCGAGGACTCGGGCTACATCCAGCAGATGGCCCCCCACATGCTCTTTCGGATTCCCTTCCTCATGCCCATCACGCAGAAGGGAATTGCCGGAAAGATCTTCGGTTCGCTCTTCGAGACCTATTTCGAGGGCTACGACCAGTTCCAGCCGCTGAAAAACGGCAAGCCC
Coding sequences:
- a CDS encoding cold shock domain-containing protein, which produces MAEQLGEVLWFSKERGFGLIRTGDGADFYVIFEDIAEEPRELEPGELVSFEPGARGTARIARAVRRAKS